The Schizosaccharomyces pombe strain 972h- genome assembly, chromosome: I genome contains a region encoding:
- the cps3 gene encoding zinc finger protein Cps3 : protein MTKKNAFKNSEDMKKYHLSEFNSEATSLTRPSPKSLQHVPCKFFRQGTCTSGKNCIFSHDLELATEKTICKYFQKGNCKFGSKCALEHVLPDGRKVKTRAFAPSTTAMGSSSQNISAAPMANIISNNDKILPMTTMASATASEEKNRIKDEALVIKKEESNVAIPSEVTVAANAFSASTEDVYSIVGDSLSKKASVKDFSDVTGIETIPAYVEATNGSSTVRSPHAKRSLSSISVKSSTSPFSGSKFLSSSSYPHTPEAHLNSNHISPASFGSGIRTRNIFNPESMSLGLKPPILNRSYSASMAPGFSMNTFTATGNLGRPTKSPSVPTSVGSNKSRKFPGINGSTLTATPSSLENLYPLSSRRSVPNLISSLGTSPSTFSSQFLKSTDRTHSFTSKLQSFNPVGTSLLASSLGTSQEDSVNYDIPDEFANEEDFIPNSLQELLTPEELERKMSHGDEAVSSSSASRFMSKVSSNLNSGNPTPYNSYNGTPTSSRFVAFFDRHRQESEKATPPSLNKVSQEPLTATTPKNLGNLTAISETLENGQTLKSNMASSIEKSKTSTEVVASYDTTLDEETQFQMDEA, encoded by the exons ATGACGAAGAAAAATgcctttaaaaattcagaaGACATGAAGAAATATCATTTAAGCGAGTTTAATTCGGAGGCAACATCGCTTACTAGACCCTCTCCAAAAA GTTTACAACACGTTCCTTGTAAGTTCTTTAGGCAAGGAACTTGTACAAGTGGAAAAAACTGTATATTTAGTCACGATTTAGAATTGGCGACAGAGAAAACTATTTGTAAATACTtccaaaaaggaaactGTAAATTTGGTTCTAAATGCGCGTTGGAACATGTTTTACCTGATGgaagaaaagtaaagacAAGAGCCTTTGCCCCATCTACTACAGCTATGGGCTCAAGCTCTCAAAACATATCTGCTGCTCCTATGGCTAACATCATTTCCAACAATGACAAAATATTGCCAATGACTACTATGGCATCAGCCACAGcttcagaagaaaaaaatcgaatAAAAGATGAAGCTTTAGTAattaaaaaggaagaatCCAACGTAGCTATTCCATCGGAGGTGACTGTTGCTGCCAATGCGTTCTCCGCTTCTACAGAAGACGTATATTCTATTGTGGGGGATAGTCTCTCAAAGAAAGCATCTGTTAAGGATTTCAGTGATGTGACTGGCATAGAAACCATTCCTGCCTATGTTGAGGCAACTAATGGAAGTTCCACGGTACGTTCACCACATGCAAAGCGTAGCCTCAGCTCCATATCTGTTAAAAGCTCTACTTCTCCATTTTCTGGAAGCAAATTTCTATCTAGTTCTTCCTATCCGCATACGCCAGAGGCACATCTTAACTCCAATCACATCTCACCCGCCTCATTTGGCAGCGGAATCAGAACGAGAAACATATTCAATCCAGAATCTATGTCTCTTGGTTTGAAACCCCCAATACTAAATCGCTCTTACAGTGCATCTATGGCTCCGGGATTTTCTATGAATACCTTTACCGCAACCGGTAATCTTGGACGTCCTACCAAAAGCCCTTCGGTACCAACAAGCGTCGGAAGTAATAAGAGTAGGAAGTTTCCAGGAATAAATGGTAGTACGCTTACTGCTACTCCTAGTTCGCTTGAGAACCTTTATCCACTATCAAGTCGTCGGAGCGTTCCCAATCTTATATCTTCCCTCGGTACTAGTCCCTCGACGTTTTCATCACAGTTCCTTAAAAGTACTGACCGAACTCATTCTTTCACCTCGAAACTTCAAAGTTTTAATCCTGTGGGGACATCTTTACTGGCTTCTTCCTTGGGAACTTCACAAGAGGACTCTGTAAATTATGACATTCCTGACGAGTTCGCTAATGAGGAAGATTTCATTCCCAACAGTTTGCAAGAACTCTTGACTCCAGAGGAGTTGGAACGAAAAATGAGCCATGGTGATGAAGCAGTAAGTTCTTCCTCAGCTTCAAGATTTATGTCAAAGGTTTCTTCAAACCTGAATAGTGGGAATCCTACACCCTACAATTCTTATAATGGAACACCCACCTCCAGTAGGTTTGTTGCATTTTTTGATCGTCATCGACAAGAATCTGAGAAAGCTACTCCTCCTTCACTTAACAAGGTTTCCCAGGAACCGCTTACAGCAACTACACCTAAAAATTTAGGAAATTTGACTGCAATATCTGAAACTTTAGAAAACGGACAAACCCTGAAGTCTAACATGGCCTCTTCtattgaaaaatcaaaaacttCAACAGAAGTAGTGGCTTCTTACGATACAACTTTGGATGAAGAGACTCAATTCCAAATGGATGAAGCTTAG
- the dbl4 gene encoding ubiquitin-protein ligase : MSDLLDDEFYEEEFENDLLDASEFEDEFDEDAEIDDDGFTVERKRRRAHSVSYRVVSVRDLRASLNEKINQLTSIIDLTREQVLGLYRYFKWNRERLLERYIDAPEESLQKAGVGLSGSKQREVVHHEGTCEICYDEGCLPFFSAECDHEFCLACYRQYLDSRISEGESVIQCPEESCTQIVSIQSITKVLDEKSLDRYHRLLDRSFVDDNDHLRWCPAPDCEFAIECHVTQASLSSVVPTVTCNCGKQFCFGCGHDNHQPTICPLVKIWLQKCQDDSETANWIHANTKECPKCSTTIEKNGGCNHMTCKKCKYEFCWVCLGPWTEHGNNWYTCNRYEEKSSTSARDSQSKSRASLERYLHYYNRFANHEQSAKLDHELYEHTHKRMTQMQVDSNLSWVEVQFLKNAVDILFQCRQTLKWTYAFAYYLARNNQTEIFEDNQRDLELAVENLSELCERPCQDCSLSVFKQRVLDKTVYVRSRRDVLLDDTARGLAEGRWEYVVDV; the protein is encoded by the coding sequence ATGTCTGACCTATTGGACGATGAATTTTATGAggaagaatttgaaaacgATCTTTTGGATGCTTCTGAATTCGAGgatgaatttgatgaagatgCAGAAATCGATGATGATGGGTTCACTGTAGAGAGGAAACGGCGGAGAGCTCACAGCGTGAGCTATAGAGTGGTCAGCGTTCGCGATCTTAGGGCCTCTCTAAATGAGAAGATTAATCAACTTACTAGTATCATTGATTTGACGAGAGAGCAAGTGCTAGGGTTATATCGATATTTCAAATGGAACCGCGAAAGACTGCTAGAGAGGTATATTGATGCTCCAGAGGAATCCCTTCAAAAAGCAGGTGTGGGACTTAGTGGTTCTAAACAGCGGGAAGTTGTTCACCATGAAGGGACTTGTGAGATTTGTTACGATGAAGGTTGTCTCCCATTTTTCAGTGCTGAATGCGATCATGAATTTTGTTTAGCTTGCTATAGACAATATCTTGATTCCCGAATAAGTGAAGGTGAAAGTGTCATTCAATGCCCTGAAGAGAGCTGTACGCAAATTGTATCCATTCAATCCATCACAAAAGTGTTAGACGAAAAGTCACTTGACCGGTATCATCGGCTTCTGGATCGCTCATTCGTTGACGATAATGATCATTTAAGATGGTGTCCAGCTCCGGATTGTGAGTTTGCTATCGAGTGCCATGTTACACAAGCTAGTTTAAGTTCGGTGGTGCCTACAGTAACCTGTAATTGTGGCAAGCAGTTCTGTTTTGGCTGTGGACATGACAACCATCAACCGACAATATGTCCACTGGTAAAAATATGGCTCCAGAAATGCCAAGACGATTCTGAGACGGCCAACTGGATTCATGCCAACACGAAAGAATGCCCAAAATGTTCTACCACTATTGAGAAAAACGGTGGTTGTAATCATATGACTTGTAAGAAATGCAAATACGAATTTTGCTGGGTTTGTCTGGGTCCTTGGACTGAGCATGGGAACAACTGGTACACATGCAATCGATATGAAGAGAAGAGTAGTACAAGCGCTAGGGATTCGCAATCGAAATCTAGAGCCTCATTAGAAAGATACTTACATTACTACAATCGGTTTGCCAATCATGAACAATCGGCTAAATTGGACCATGAGCTATATGAGCATACACACAAACGTATGACTCAAATGCAGGTGGATTCCAATTTATCTTGGGTAGAGGTGCAGTTCCTTAAGAATGCGGTGGATATATTATTCCAATGTAGACAAACCCTTAAATGGACATATGCATTTGCCTATTACCTTGCAAGAAATAACCAAACAGAGATATTCGAGGACAATCAGCGCGATCTTGAGCTAGCTGTTGAAAATCTTAGTGAGCTATGTGAACGTCCTTGTCAAGATTGTTCTCTTAGCGTTTTTAAGCAAAGGGTTCTTGATAAAACAGTTTATGTTCGTAGTAGACGCGACGTCCTTCTGGACGACACGGCTCGTGGTTTGGCAGAAGGCAGATGGGAATATGTTGTTGATGTGTAA
- the msn5 gene encoding karyopherin → MDEKGLSNILQALNVVHSPESSRETRFSAQQLLDELKDSYSSPSVAIQLLELNEQAFSSLGCKLDIHIVQHFSLSLFETSVGMNWKSFSNKEKESVTSFLCKISLEDNNLLSVHFVRSKLASVFIEIAKRDWYNTWREEFDSFLQSLWSLSLQHRQLSSLILRGIMEDLYQYDDPVASLRSHILFNALISILSSSSTLHKLYPSGLPYSVTIPSNNEGWLIRWGNALESQDDALECLKCFKSCLSWVATDSIREANIVSHICQILVQGPIFLKTHAIDCIYICVTRTMEIDDPLWEIVEEMLSPSSLYTLHQVYTATSESINIKTLSSTTPEYILLKKLSETIVALGQYNYLDSNRRKCIKLTSLDTYSLLVLEIMKHPSLLISAISQHFWVLALRDPIISKHEKFQIVYPELLSIASERLLRFEDAVVELIPESATAKYLQEDVEGVSAVHSFCGNFRRFMFDIVRLTVSITPIESLNWIQNRFQSTVLGNMEDIQSQTEFFSKTSPLYLTMDVGFSTIEAFLHGVTRWNENTSDDPATYEIILQNLFLWCKQLVEINFKDPMLITRLISVLVLFTSILARENTTLLGVVLEKIISAVTYDNTSASYGFSDVQKINEMRSRCCFELVRLGELMPNPLMNIFDQLQSIIDQLDNATTLTGSEIVMLKTFLFVITQFSDVNIEVKNEYFEKLVGPVVKTWLDVQPPVNSPMEFLNHIGFPQMAEYLSAKYPYNADYTQFELDADAASYQSNLETGRKWLWPIKCLGRFCEATCSNKHIHPSEFEGQKNLWQVILPNVVPNLLKLVEQLHCCYEPSFISGLGMHNSSILQKSIVERFWLHGVSQISKNQFLEESYKMDVSANKLIHSFGHFLRRLREYCYYAIASFMRLGQAFFCVPGLSKQFLTAFFSHAAGLSLHQWTSMVNVVIKPYCVNCPAELRDECLLPLLPALLSELDHKLVSEWRRINDRGLLVEEDAEETGEDDDLSEEMIEESLLRHLTYATAKLITETFLQITPTQSRSNVSSSLIGKETVEGPVKLSEYVLDNAIICEPLLCTLCHLLVIHDSRTVGLVVNAFLAITPLLVSEQAHSLVREFICQQVFQSVILAIHDPYFESMQSDFIRLACIILSYSQGITDSAFQLLASIPALANQENLVPAFFNKFREASTLKIQKALLTRLLNSGRIVPRTDRRAVNAAILDVSAKEMLKRFEKSVSLQDEQKNDVLSRDEDTGLANLFE, encoded by the exons ATGGATGAAAAAGgtttatcaaatattttacaagCTCTGAATGTGGTGCATTCGCCTGAAAGCTCGCGAGAAACTCGGTTCTCTGCCCAGCAG TTACTAGATGAACTTAAAGATTCGTACAGCAGTCCATCGGTCGCCATTCAACTCTTAGAGTTGAATGAGCAGGCTTTTTCCTCACTCGGCTGTAAACTTGACATTCATATAGTACAACATTTCTCTCTTAGTCTTTTTGAAACGAGTGTTGGAATGAATTGGAAAAGTTTCTCGAATAAGGAAAAGGAATCTGTCACTAGCTTTTTATGTAAAATATCACTCGAAGACAATAACCTGCTGTCCGTACATTTTGTGCGTAGTAAACTCGCCTCCgtatttattgaaattgcAAAACGAGACTGGTATAACACATGGAGAGAAGAATTTGACTCCTTTCTACAATCACTTTGGTCTTTAAGCCTTCAGCATCGTCAACTATCTTCCCTCATCTTGCGTGGTATAATGGAAGACTTGTATCAGTATGATGATCCCGTTGCATCCTTACGCTctcatattctttttaatgcGCTTATCAGCATCCTATCCTCTTCTTCCACCCTGCACAAATTATATCCTTCAGGTCTTCCTTATTCCGTTACTATCCCTTCTAACAATGAGGGTTGGCTTATCCGGTGGGGCAACGCTTTAGAAAGTCAAGATGATGCTTTAGAATGCTTAAAGTGTTTCAAAAGCTGCCTGTCCTGGGTAGCTACTGATTCCATTCGAGAGGCAAACATCGTTTCACATATTTGTCAAATTTTAGTCCAAGGGccaatctttttaaaaacacaCGCTATTGATTGCATTTATATTTGTGTAACCAGAACCATGGAAATTGATGATCCTCTGTGGGAAATAGTCGAAGAAATGCTGTCCCCATCTAGTCTCTATACCCTCCATCAAGTTTACACTGCCACATCTGaatcaataaatattaaaacacTTTCATCTACAACTCCCGaatatattcttttaaaaaaactgtCTGAGACCATAGTTGCTTTGGGCCAATACAATTACCTTGACTCTAATCGACGGAAATGTATTAAACTCACATCCCTGGACACTTATTCCTTACTAGTATTGGAAATCATGAAACATCCTAGTTTATTAATCAGTGCTATATCTCAACACTTTTGGGTTTTAGCATTGAGGGATCCCATTATTTCCAAAcatgaaaaatttcaaatcgTTTACCCTGAGTTGTTAAGTATTGCCTCCGAGAGGTTACTTCGTTTTGAGGATGCAGTTGTTGAACTCATACCGGAGTCTGCTACTGCTAAATACCTTCAAGAGGATGTGGAAGGTGTTTCTGCTGTGCATTCGTTTTGCGGTAACTTTCGTAGGTTTATGTTTGACATTGTTAGATTAACCGTATCCATCACTCCCATCGAGTCCTTAAACTGGATTCAAAATCGTTTTCAGTCAACTGTTCTTGGCAATATGGAAGATATTCAATCCCAGactgaatttttttcaaagacCAGTCCTCTTTATCTTACAATGGATGTTGGATTTTCAACGATAGAAGCGTTTTTGCACGGCGTTACTCGTTGGAACGAAAACACTTCTGATGATCCCGCTACTtatgaaataattttacaaaatctGTTTTTGTGGTGCAAACAGCTTGTTGAAATTAACTTCAAAGACCCTATGCTGATTACTCGTTTGATCAGTGTCTTAGTGTTATTTACATCCATTCTTGCAAGAGAAAATACTACCCTGCTTGGTGTTGtccttgaaaaaattatatctGCTGTCACATACGATAACACTTCCGCATCGTATGGATTTTCCgatgttcaaaaaattaatgagATGCGGAGTAGATGCTGCTTTGAGCTTGTGAGACTAGGAGAACTAATGCCGAACCCTTTGATGAATATCTTTGATCAGTTGCAATCTATCATCGATCAATTGGACAATGCTACAACATTAACGGGCTCTGAAATTGTAATGTTAAAAACATTTCTGTTTGTAATAACTCAATTTTCTGATGTCAATATTGAAgtcaaaaatgaatattttgaaaaattagttGGACCGGTTGTCAAGACTTGGCTTGATGTTCAGCCACCTGTTAACAGTCCAATGGAGTTTTTGAATCACATTGGGTTTCCTCAAATGGCTGAATACTTATCAGCAAAGTATCCTTACAATGCTGATTACACACAGTTTGAACTGGATGCTGATGCTGCTTCATATCAATCAAATCTTGAAACTGGCCGTAAATGGTTATGGCCGATTAAATGTTTGGGGAGATTTTGTGAAGCCACCTGTAGTAATAAACACATACATCCATCTGAATTTGAAGGGCAAAAGAACCTATGGCAAGTTATCTTGCCAAATGTTGTTccaaatttgttaaaattagTTGAACAGTTGCATTGTTGTTATGAGCCTTCATTTATAAGTGGTCTAGGAATGCACAATTCTTCGatacttcaaaaaagtattgTTGAAAGATTTTGGTTGCATGGTGTAAGtcaaatttctaaaaatcaatttttggaagagtCCTACAAGATGGACGTCTCAGCTAACAAGTTAATACATTCGTTCGGTCATTTTTTAAGGCGTTTAAGGGAATACTGTTATTATGCTATAGCTTCATTTATGCGTCTAGGtcaagcatttttttgtgtACCCGGATTGTCTAAGCAGTTTTTGACAGCTTTCTTTTCTCATGCAGCTGGGTTAAGTTTACATCAATGGACGTCTATGGTGAATGTTGTAATCAAACCGTATTGCGTTAATTGTCCTGCAGAACTTCGCGATGAATGTCTTTTACCTTTACTGCCAGCTTTGCTGTCCGAATTAGATCACAAACTAGTTAGTGAGTGGCGGCGGATTAACGATCGCGGATTACttgttgaagaagatgCTGAGGAGACAGGAGAGGATGATGATTTGTCAGAGGAGATGATTGAAGAGTCCTTGCTTCGTCATCTAACTTATGCTACCGCAAAATTGATTACCGAAAcatttttacaaatcaCTCCTACCCAATCTCGGTCCAATGTTTCTTCAAGCTTAATAGGAAAAGAGACTGTTGAAGGTCCTGTAAAGCTTTCCGAATATGTATTGGATAACGCTATCATTTGCGAACCATTATTATGCACATTATGCCATTTATTGGTGATTCATGACTCTCGGACTGTGGGGTTGGTAGTAAATGCGTTTTTGGCGATTACTCCACTCTTAGTATCTGAGCAGGCTCATTCATTAGTACGAGAGTTTATCTGCCAACAGGTGTTTCAATCAGTCATTCTAGCTATCCATGATCCTTACTTTGAGTCAATGCAGTCAGATTTTATTCGATTAGCTTGTATTATTTTGTCATACTCGCAAGGAATTACTGATTCAGCGTTTCAGTTGCTGGCTAGTATTCCGGCCCTTGCCAATCAAGAAAATTTGGTTCCAgcatttttcaacaaattcCGTGAAGCCTCCACgctaaaaattcaaaaagctTTGCTTACGAGACTTCTTAATTCCGGTCGAATTGTACCGAGAACTGACCGTAGAGCTGTCAATGCCGCCATCCTTGATGTAAGCGCCAAAGAAATGCTGAAAAGGTTTGAAAAAAGTGTTAGCTTGCAAGACgagcaaaaaaatgatgtaCTCTCAAGAGACGAAGATACGGGGTTGGCCAATCTCTTTgaataa
- the sei1 gene encoding seipin — MGYLVKLFKLVVWMLVIGLFSIPSLVSYVIFYDTVIPHSVIQYPVYFNYTTGLNFPTAEVRLDHFSIDPRLPGTSLLQIKMPHSPRNSAMGNFMVSVDFQDRNQRSLKQVKRTVLLPHRSPIHEYLKLIVCSPLYFMGILEETDIVNVRLFESETFAKSFNSITTLSVRFSVKNTPAQAIVKIYSKDIEFYEATLAFASKLHGMRWFMYTHKVSAFLVFTSLFWFTGITSTIITYLIVSSTSETKATRR, encoded by the exons ATGGGTTATTTAGTTAAATTATTCAAGTTAGTAGTATGGATGTTGGTAATAGGACTATTTTCCATACCAAGTTTAGTAAGCTATGTCATATTCTACGATACCGTGATTCCTCATTCTGTAATTCAATATCCAGTTTATTTCAATTATAC AACGGGTCTCAACTTTCCAACTGCAGAGGTCAGATTGGACCATTTCTCAATTGATCCTAGGTTACCTGGCACATCTTTGCTTCAAATCAAAATGCCGCATTCTCCTCGAAATAGTGCTATGGGCAATTTTATGGTTTCTGTCGATTTTCAAGATAGAAATCAAAGATCTCTGAAGCAGGTTAAACGAACAGTCTTGCTTCCTCATAGGTCTCCTATTCACGAATACCTTAAGCTAATTGTATGTTCACCTCTTTACTTCATGGGGATTTTGGAAGAAACAGATATTGTCAATGTCCGTTTGTTCGAATCTGAAACATTTGctaaaagttttaattCAATTACAACACTTTCCGTTAGATTTTCTGTCAAAAATACTCCAGCTCAAGCTATtgtcaaaatttattctaAAGATATTGAATTTTACGAAGCGACTCTAGCTTTTGCATCAAAATTGCACGGCATGCG CTGGTTCATGTATACGCATAAGGTTTCCGCATTTCTCGTTTTCACATCTTTATTTTGGTTTACGGGGATAACCTCAACGATAATTACCTATCTTATTGTCTCTTCCACATCTGAAACAAAAGCAACAAGACGTTGA
- the efm3 gene encoding methyltransferase → MHGAPEFLTKVKQQYLQQVDLYRFQWVSKPTDWPILFNDYAQVFLSEIVTPSAYTRAFLKSYFRFLDSIDSGHNERNEALLYTYIESLSSTYIPPVQYSLGEYDILIRESRHVLLREGTTGARTWEAGMALAEYIYQHPVQSGMRVLELGAGTGLVSILCAKMGSIVLATDGDTKVCDGVRENARLNNCDINVKKLLWGVDPPEFSDIVFASDVTYDCDLRCLATTLTQIITINPNCKIILSASLRRQETFFNFLKLIQNLYARQLEVWDSPKILYYDSPPIVFYEVSK, encoded by the exons ATGCATGGTGCCCCCGAGTTCTTAACAAAAGTGAAACAGCAATATCTTCAGCAAGTTGACTTATATCGCTTTCAATGGGTAAGCAAGCCAACTGACTGGCCTATTCTCTTTAATGACTATGCACAAGTGTTTCTTTCGGAAATAGTGACACCCTCGGCATACACCAGggcttttttaaaatcatattTTCGATTTTTAGACTCTATTGACAGCGGCCATAATGAACGAAACGAGGCACTGCTGTACACTTATATCGAATCTCTCTCCAGCACGTATATACCTCCTGTACAATATTCTTTAGGAGAGtatgatattttaatacGGGAATCCCGGCATGTTCTTTTGCGCGAAGGAACCACTGGAGCTCGTACATGGGAAGCAGGAATGGCTCTCGCCGAATACATATATCAACATCCCGTTCAATCAGGAATGAGGGTACTAGAGCTAGGAGCTGGTACAGGTCTTGTTAGTATACTATGTGCAAAAATGGGGTCCATCGTCTTGGCTACAGACGGTGATACAAAAGTGTGTGATGGTGTGCGAGAGAACGCTCGACTAAACAATTGTGATataaatgttaaaaagtTACTATGGGGAGTAGATCCACCAGAATTCTCAGATATTGTTTTTGCATCCGACGTG ACTTACGATTGTGATTTAAGGTGCTTGGCTACTACCCTAACACAaattataacaataaatccaaattgtaaaattatCCTTAGCGCTAGTCTTCGACGACAAGagacattttttaactttttgaaGCTCATCCAAAACCTCTATGCTCGACAGCTGGAGGTGTGGGATTCTCCCAAAATACTTTACTATGATAGTCCACCCATCGTCTTTTATGAAGTCtctaaataa
- the kms1 gene encoding protein Kms1 yields MLNERDFDLIFDSYDFKHEGKVHLSNFLPIINDLQLLHPASAPPLLSEFQKQCTLEFVRQNADLSITKDNFRDVYKKLTENEDDSFANQAEKPSMEQQNSKNSIKEDANEHSVNSAHSKSSSNASPESLNPSQMMSKRLSLPPMSQFTDSDFVNILRTPFAQSTPLNRNTSSRNTEMPLVRKDKPDFSNGHHDLIKQITELQDMLDKARDQARKKSRTVDILEGKVNELTHQLNMADSKYNESKVANNSQNNQIKTLKAQNLNIHKNFQKIQSELIQTNSGLYSTKKELSALQVRYATLLRKFTDQTKKIEELSLAASRSSENENTIRRLALENHELKNSNNQLNNHIDDLTREKHLIALSNNPKGDEFLSPSNLDEMVYSKEVGLSFTQPSVCISIPAVGMRESEELRELEFKCKQQKKTIEECKHISQSLQSSLTAESSRNKELVAGFLMLSEEIGIQKWIIQSLSKMSPTLNDFCRRYDSSMPTYEESSHECTVLSSFSDDETGLMATNTTMNNSSKDFMASQDTVNADNPHFLATKGQPLLLLSVMKSNILRLFYVLFLFACFYGLDYILCAELLQAFLRVVFTFCEHIIILLYGRYELVQPS; encoded by the exons ATGCTAAATGAACGCGATTTTGACTTGATTTTCGATTCATATGACTTTAAACATGAAGGAAaa GTTCATCTTTCCAACTTTTTGCCAATCATCAATGACCTACAACTCTTACATCCCGCTTCTGCACCACCTCTTTTGAGCGAATTCCAAAAACAATGTACACTCGAATTCGTACGGCAAAATGCAGATCTCTCTATTACAAAGGATAATTTTCGAGACgtatataaaaaacttactGAAAACGAAGATGACTCTTTTGCGAATCAAGCTGAAAAGCCTTCGATGGAGCAACagaattccaaaaattctATCAAAGAGGATGCAAATGAACACTCTGTCAATTCTGCACATTCAAAATCATCTTCTAATGCCTCTCCTGAATCCTTAAACCCTTCTCAAATGATGTCTAAGAGACTGTCCTTGCCGCCGATGTCTCAATTTACCGACAGTGATTTTGTCAATATTCTTCGAACTCCATTTGCCCAATCTACACCACTAAATAG AAATACGTCGTCCAGAAATACTGAGATGCCACTTGTTAGGAAGGATAAACCTGATTTTTCCAACGGGCACCATGATCTAATCAAGCAAATCACAGAACTCCAGGATATGTTAGATAAAGCTCGAGATCAAGCTAGAAAGAAATCTCGTACTGTAGATATTTTAGAAGGAAAAGTGAATGAACTTACCCACCAACTAAATATGGCAGATTCCAAATATAATGAATCTAAGGTAGCCAATAATTCGCAAAATAACCAAATTAAGACTCTTAAGGCTCAAAATCTAAACATTCACAAAAACTTTCAGAAAATTCAGTCAGAACTCATACAGACAAACTCTGGCCTCTACTCCACAAAAAAAGAGCTTTCAGCCTTGCAAGTTCGGTATGCCACTCTCTTGCGTAAGTTTACAGATCAGACTAAGAAAATTGAGGAATTAAGCTTGGCTGCATCTCGGTCAAGTGAAAATGAGAATACTATTCGTCGGCTTGCTTTAGAGAAccatgaattaaaaaattctaatAATCAGCTAAACAACCACATAGATGATCTTACTAgagaaaaacatttaattgCTTTGTCTAATAACCCAAAAGgagatgaatttttatcacCCTCTAACCTTGACGAAATGGTTTACTCCAAAGAGGTTGGCCTTTCTTTCACTCAACCATCAGTTTGCATTTCTATTCCTGCGGTTGGAATGCGGGAAAGTGAAGAATTAAGAGAATTGGAAtttaaatgtaaacaacaaaagaaaacgatAGAAGAATGCAAACACATAAGTCAATCATTGCAAAGCTCTCTTACTGCTGAAAGTTCGCGAAACAAAGAATTGGTTGCTGGATTTTTGATGCTTTCAGAGGAAATTGGTATCCAAAAATGGATTATTCAAAGCCTTTCCAAAATGTCTCCAACCCTAAACGACTTTTGTCGTCGGTACGATTCCTCTATGCCAACATATGAAGAATCAAGCCACGAATGCACAGTTCTTTCGAGCTTTAGTGACGATGAAACAGGACTCATGGCAACTAATACAACAATGAATAACTCCTCTAAAGATTTTATGGCGTCTCAAGATACTGTTAATGCAGACAACCCCCATTTTCTAGCAACGAAAGGACAACCTTTGCTTCTTTTATCGGTTATGAAATCCAACATTTTGCGACTTTTTTACgtcctttttctttttgcctGTTTTTACGGACTTGATTACATATTGTGCGCCGAGCTATTGCAAGCTTTTTTGCGTGTTGTATTTACATTTTGCGAACATATAATTATACTCCTTTATGGACGGTATGAACTGGTACAGCCTTCTTGA